CGCATACACCTCTGCAAACCCGTGACGTCCGAATACAGATGCCGGCAGAGATACGATAAAGTTTGCTGCTGCGCCGATGGCAATTCCCACCATGCCCACAGAGATATAAACGCCCATGACCGTGTCCGTTACATTGACGGCCAACGCTGCAGAATACCATACCAGGAAGATAATGATTGCTTTTTTGACTCCAAACTTCTGATCGATGAAACCGAACAAATAGCTGCCTGCAACGCCGACACAGGCACACATCGTCATAAGGGAGATCGCTTTTGCCTGCGAAAAGCCAATGCCCATGTTTCTGACTACAAGCTGACTCATTACTCCCGTGGTCACAAGCTGGTTGATGCCGATCACAAGAGATACAAGCCAAACTTCTTTTGTCTTTAGAACCTTTCCCAGTGTCCAGAGTTTTCCCTCTCCGACGGATTCGGTGCAGTATTCACTCTCAAAAACTTCTTTTGTCACGTTATCAGGATATAAGCCTTTGTCCTGAGGAAGGTTTCTGATGAAAGCAAGTCCTATGAGTCCAAGCACGATTCCAGCGATACCGGTAAAGGTCATGCCCTTTGCCATCTGGAACGCTCCGATCAGGAATGCAATCAGCGGAACATAAAATGCCGATCCAAGGTTGTGCCCCATCGTGGTAAACCCGTTGACCAGACCTTTCTTTTTCGGAAACCACTGCGCAACCAAAGCGCCTCCTGCAATGTAAGCAGCACCGTTAATAAAGCTCGTTACTAAGGTCAGGCCTACTCCGTAGGTGAACAGCGTTTCCGTGCTGCCCCAGTAGATATAGGACAGTCCTGCGCCGATCATACAGATTCCGGAAGTCACTCTTGCGCCGATTTTGACGTTGATTCTGCCGATCAGTATGTAGGATAGGATTCCGATAAAACCTGCAATTGTAGCAACACTCAGCACATCTGCATAATCAATTCCAGTCTTTGCTGCAAAAGCAGGGGCAACAATATTCAGGCCATCAATAGAAAAGCCGATTAAAAAGAAGAACATTGCACCGCAGTAGAGAATGATACCCCAGCCTGCTTTCCCAAATTTGATATTTGTGTTTTCACTGGCAAGTTGTTTTTTTGTTTGCTGCGTTTCCATAAAAGATTTCCTCCCAAAATTCATCATACATTATTCATTTATTTTGTCTTTTTATCTTCTTCTCTTTTTTCTGCAACAATCTTGTCAATATAGGCATTCCAGATCGGTTCTTCTGCTGCCATACGTTCACGGAATCCCGGCCCAATCTCGGTCTGATCCATACGGTCAATAATCGCCCATGCAATATGGGGCTCTGACGGCGGACAGCCGTGTACCGCAACACCTCTTTTTCGGTATTTCGCTGTACAGTTTCCACACAAAATCAGCTTTTCCGGAGGAATGTCCTCTGAAATTTCTTTTTTTGCGCCCAGCACGATAACTGCATCCGTATTCTTGTCGTATTCTCCAAGCGCCTTGAGCTTTTCCATGGTGAATGCGACCAGTGACTGGCAGCTGGAACATGAATTCTCATGCATGATGTTATACTCCGGCCACGTGTCAAACCGTTCAAGATAAGGCAGCCACATTTTTTTATAGACATCCTTGATCTGCTTTCCTTTGATGATGATCTGATCCTCATCACTTGTTCCAAGCCCTCTCTGTCTGGCCGCTTCAAAGTAGTCCACCATGCTGATGTCAAGTCCCACCATTCTGCACGCGGTGGCGTCCAGTGCAACAGGGTCCTTACTTGCTACCACGCAGCCAAAATCAAGCGGAACTGCCGAGTGGGGACCAAAGCCCTCTGCCGGATAGATTAAATCCGCAATGGTCAGGTCGGCTTTTACAACGGACCAGATATCCATCATGGCCATTGCTAAATTAGTTTTGTGCATTTCATAATGAACCTTATCCTGCACCACACCCTTGATATTCTTTAAGGCACAGCTGAAAACCATGCTGGCATGTGATTTGAAAACAGGAAGGTTGATAATATGCTCTGCCTCAAGGATCAGCCGCGGCAACATCACATGAGTGATCTCTGATTTGGCATCTCTAATCTGAACCTTGATCAGATCTTTGTCTGATTTGATATCATAGAGTTCTGCCCCCTCTTCTCTTGCGACCTGCGCATGGCCGGCAGATTCAAAGCAAGCCATGGTGTCACAGCCGATAGCGGCAGCTTCACCGACGATAACCCTTTTGGCACCAGCAGCTTTTACCGCTTTAATGACAGCCCTCAGGAAATCATGATTCGTATTAATGCTTGTTCCCGGAGGCCCCAGGTGCCCCGCATTTG
This genomic window from Clostridiales bacterium contains:
- a CDS encoding MFS transporter — protein: METQQTKKQLASENTNIKFGKAGWGIILYCGAMFFFLIGFSIDGLNIVAPAFAAKTGIDYADVLSVATIAGFIGILSYILIGRINVKIGARVTSGICMIGAGLSYIYWGSTETLFTYGVGLTLVTSFINGAAYIAGGALVAQWFPKKKGLVNGFTTMGHNLGSAFYVPLIAFLIGAFQMAKGMTFTGIAGIVLGLIGLAFIRNLPQDKGLYPDNVTKEVFESEYCTESVGEGKLWTLGKVLKTKEVWLVSLVIGINQLVTTGVMSQLVVRNMGIGFSQAKAISLMTMCACVGVAGSYLFGFIDQKFGVKKAIIIFLVWYSAALAVNVTDTVMGVYISVGMVGIAIGAAANFIVSLPASVFGRHGFAEVYAAYFPIMQAVLMTNYIINAQAIRITGSLRGAYLVYIGLLIVNIIIISSINVKKYNKDYLAEDQALGKR
- a CDS encoding DUF362 domain-containing protein, whose protein sequence is MTKSIVAIAKDPSIDVMVEQVLTELGGAEQLIRKNSTVILKPNAGHLGPPGTSINTNHDFLRAVIKAVKAAGAKRVIVGEAAAIGCDTMACFESAGHAQVAREEGAELYDIKSDKDLIKVQIRDAKSEITHVMLPRLILEAEHIINLPVFKSHASMVFSCALKNIKGVVQDKVHYEMHKTNLAMAMMDIWSVVKADLTIADLIYPAEGFGPHSAVPLDFGCVVASKDPVALDATACRMVGLDISMVDYFEAARQRGLGTSDEDQIIIKGKQIKDVYKKMWLPYLERFDTWPEYNIMHENSCSSCQSLVAFTMEKLKALGEYDKNTDAVIVLGAKKEISEDIPPEKLILCGNCTAKYRKRGVAVHGCPPSEPHIAWAIIDRMDQTEIGPGFRERMAAEEPIWNAYIDKIVAEKREEDKKTK